Below is a window of Syntrophomonas wolfei subsp. wolfei str. Goettingen G311 DNA.
TCCTGGAAGCGGGTGAGGAGAGCCCGGAGCAGATGATTGCCACGGTGGATAAGGGTCTTTATATAACTGAAATAATGGGCCTGCATACCGCCAATCCGGTTTCCGGGGATTTTTCGTTGGGTGCGGCCGGCTTGCTGATTGAAAAAGGCGCCTTAAGCTACCCGGTGAGGGGGATTACCATTGGAGGTAACCTGCTGGATTTTTTGCAAAATATCGATGCGGTGGGGAATGACCAGCGCTCCTTCGGTGCCCGCTTTGCTCCCAGTGTGCGCTTGCGTTCTTTAAGTGTGGCCGGAAATTAGGGAGGTAAAAATTTGAATTTAAAAATTTGCTTCATTAATGGCCCTAACTTGAATATGCTAGGCATTCGCGAACCGGAAATATATGGAGAGAGCAGCCTGGCCGAGATAGAAAAAGAAATGCAAATTCTGGCGCAGCAGCAGGGAGCGGAGATTGATTTCTTCCAGTCCAATCATGAAGGGAAAATAGTTGATTACATACAGGAAGCCAGAGATCGTTTTGATTGCATATTGATAAATGCTGGGGCCCTTTCCCATTACAGTATTGCCATATACGATGCCTTGAAAGCGGTAGAAATTCCGGTGATAGAAATACATCTATCCAATATTTATGCCCGGGAGAGTTTCCGGCAGCAATCCTTGATTTCCCCGCTGGCGGTGGGAGGGGTTTTCGGCTTCGGGGCCTTGAGTTATAAAATGGCTTTTTTAGCCGCTTGTGAGCTTCTGGCCGCCGGACAAAAAGGAAAGGGATAAAGGAAGGAAATGGATAGTATTTTTAGCAAACGGCTGCTCAGATTATATAAGCTGCTACAAGAGAAGGAAATAGAGGCCTTCCTGGTGAGCAAGGGAGAGAATATTCGCTACTTGTCGGGGTTTACCGGGGGAAGTGATGCCCGCTTGCTGATTTCCCCCGGGGAAAAATATATATTGACTGATTCTCGTTACCAGGAACAGGTAGAGCAGGAATGCCCGGACTGGCAACTGTTGGTGGAAAGGCCTCCCGGGCTAAAGCAATTGGTGGAATTGAGCCAGGCTTATAAAAGAATCGGGGTAGAAGCCCATGCTATCAGCTACAGTTTTTTTATGGAACTGCAACAGTCCCTGACAAGCGATTTACAGCCCGTATCCCAGTTGATTGAGGGACTGCGTCAGGTAAAAGACGAGGCGGAGCTAAAGCTTATCCGCGAGAGCGCCCGGATAGCTGATGCGGTATTCAGTGATATTTGCTTAAAGCTTAAACCGGGGATAAGTGAACGCGATATAGCCAGCGAAATCGTCTATCTTTTACGACAAAAGGGTTGTGATAAGGAGTCATTTGATGTTATTGTAGTATCGGCAGAAAATGCAGCTCTACCCCATGGTCAGCCTGGAAATCGTCGGCTGGTTCCCGGGGACATGGTAACCCTGGATTTTGGCGGTTTTTATGAGGGTTATACCGCTGATATGAGCAGAACCATAGCTATTTCTAAAGCTTCAGCCCGCTTGCAGGAGCTTTATCAAGCCTTATTGCTGGCCCAGGAAAAGGGAATTGCTATGGTGAGAGCAGGACAATCCTGCCGGGAGATCGACTGGGCCGTACGGGAAAGCCTTAAAGCCTATGGATTGGATCAGTATTTTATCCATGGTACGGGCCATGGTCTTGGCCTGGAAATCCATGAACAGCCCCGGCTCTCTCCTCTGAGTGAAGCCGTACTGGAAGAAAATATGGTGGTTACCATCGAGCCCGGAATTTACATAGCGGGTTGGGGAGGACTACGCATAGAGGACAGCGTAATAGTAAAAGACCAGTATGGCGAGGTTATAACCCGTTCCGAAAAAAACTTGCTGGTGTTATAAGTCGTCAGTCGTCATATATCATGGGGACAGTTCTAATGATATATTATAATATAATAAGGATTGACTCCACTGCAAAAAGTTATTAACATTCATTGGCTTGTATAAATATATCGCGCAACAACCTTAAAAGCGACCCCGGTAGAAATAGCATTCTGATATTCTAAGATATATGGAGGGATAGGATGATTTCAGTTAATGATTTTAAGACCGGAGTTACCATCGAACTGGAGGGGCAGGCTTTTCAAGTGGTAGAATTCATGCATGTCAAACCAGGCAAGGGTTCTGCCTTCGTAAGGGCCAAGCTGAAAAATGTCAAGACCGGCGGGACGGTGGAAAAGACCTTCCGCGGCGGGGAAAAGGTGCCCCGGGCCCACCTGGACAAGCGAGAAATGCAATATCTGTACAATGATGGCGAAGGCTATGTCTGCATGGATACGGAGAATTATGAACAGATTTCCATCAGCAAGGAGAGTATTGGAGAAGGAGCCAAATGGCTGATGGAAAATATGATTCTCGGGGTTCTCTTTTTTCAGGGTAATATTATCGGGGTGGATTTGCCCAATTTCGTTGAAATGCTGGTAGTTGATACCGAACCGGGAGTAAAAGGTGATACAGCCACCGGGGCGGTTAAAAATGCCACCCTGGAAAGCGGGGCGGTAGTACAAGTACCTCTATTTGTAAATACCGGCGACCGCCTGCGCATTGATATACGCACTGGTGAATATATGGAGAGGGTGTAAAACCCTCTCCCTTAATTTATTCCGGTGGAGTGATATAGTGACGGGGTTTCAGCCGCCTTTAGTATAATCCAAATAGGATGAAAACTTTATAATTAGTTGGTTGTTAAATTAGCTATTTTATAGCATTTTTACCAAAGCAATATAGCGGTGTAATTCCTCCTTTTCGAGTAAATACTAAGCTAAAACATTTAATGTTGAAGCCAGGTATATTTAGAAAGGAGGATTTGTTTTTGCAAGATATTTCGGAAAAAGTCAGCTACCTGCAGGGCTTAAGTGAAGGACTGAACATAAGGGAAGGAAGTCCGCAAGGGAAAATAATAAGCGGTGTGTTGAGTGTACTGGACGAAATCGCCGAATCCTTTTTAGTTATGCAGGATCGCTTTGATGAACTGCAAGAATATGTAGAGAGCATGGATACAGATTTACAGGAACTGGAGGAAAAATGGAGTGAGGAACTGGATTTTGCAGAAGAAATCCGTTGCTCCCATTGCGGTGAACTTATCTGTTTTGACCCTGAAGTTCTGGATGATGAGGATGTGGTGGAAATAATCTGTCCCTATTGCGATGAAGTAGTTTTTGTCAATGATGGTTCTTTTGATTACCAACCCTCATTTATTGGGGACGAAAAAGGAGAAAATGAAGAGCATTCCGGCGCACCGATCTAAGGTCCATTTACAACGAGGTGAAGTCTGTAAAAACTAGGATTTAAGCTGCAGGAGAGAGTAGTCGACAGATGGACACTCTCTCCTTTTGCTTAAAGCGATTTTGTTTTGAAAATAGTAAGATAATCAAGATAGCATTGTATCTTTGCGATAAAATATGATTATAATGAAGCAAGAGGTCTATTGGAATTGCTGTCTTAAATTTGGAGGTAACAGAATGAATCCAGCTGATTGCATCCGAGAACATATGCCGGAATTAAGAAATGAGTACCTGGTTTCCAAAATTGGCATTTTTGGTTCATTTGCTCGGGGCGAGGCAAGCAATGCGAGTGATGTTGATGTACTGGTTGAGTTCAGCCGACCGGTTGATATATTTCATTTCATAGGACTACAGGATCGTCTGGCGGAAATCCTTGGACGACAGGTAGATCTTGCTACTATTCGTGCACTAAAACCTTTAATTAAGGAACAGATACTTCGAGAGGTGCTATACTTATGACGCGAGATCTAAGATTATATCTTCAGGATATTGTTGATTCCATTGAGAAGATTCAACGCTATACCGAAAACATGACATTTGCAGAATTTGAACTTAACAATATGGCAATAGATGCTGTAATCAGGAATTTTGAGATCATTGGTGAAGCAACCGGGCATTTACCGGATGAATTATATGATAAAAATCCGGAAATTCCATGGCATAAAATGAAAGCTATGCGAAATATCATGGCGCACGAGTATTTTCGTGTTGATCTTGAGATTATTTGGAATACGGCCCGGGAATCCCTACCTCCACTGGCCGAAAAAATAATGTATCTTTCTAGATTAATGTAACTATTATCCTTAATTCTTCACCTCTTAACAGCTTACCCTTCACCCTGCATTTAAAGGAAATTAATTCCCCTCTTTGATTTTACTGGCATAAAATGCGGTACAAGCCAATATTTATTCTTAAGGAGTTTTCAACTGCTTATTAGATGGTCAAGATTTGCAATAGGTGGTGTTTCAGTTGGATGGTCAGGCGCTGAAGCAGGCCGTTACCCCTTATTTTGCTGGAGTACTGCATGAAGGCTTGTCCAGGCTGAAGGCGGAAGTATACCAGGAAATGGAGGAAATTCGCCTACGTGCGGCTCAACCCTTGCTATTAAAAATAGGGGAAAGTGAATGGGGCCTTACTTCGCGGGGTGAGTTGACAAAAAAATTGCCGGAAGCTATAAACGCCAGCCGGGAAGACCTTTATCGTACCATAGCCTCCATAAGCGATAATTCGCTTTATGCTTTGGAAGAAGAGATAAGAAGGGGCTTTATTACTATCCCCGGGGGGCATCGAGTGGGACTGGCCGGACAGGTAATAGTACAGGCCGCAGGGATAAAGGGCATTAAGGAGTTTTCCTCCATCTGTTTTCGCCTGGCCCGGGAAAAAAAAGGCTGCGCCCGGACGATTCTACCGCATATTATATCAACCGGGACTATTGTTAATACCCTCATAATTTCACCACCCCGTTGCGGCAAGACCACCATTCTGCGCGATATTGCCCGCAGTATTTCCACGGGTAGCTCGGCCTGTCCACCCCATAATATTGCGATAATCGATGAACGCTCAGAAATTGCCGGGACTCACCGGGGACTAGCTCAACTGGATGTGGGCATACGAAGCGATGTTCTTGATGCCTGTCCCAAGTCCTGGGGAATGATGATGGCTATCCGTTCCCTTTCCCCCCAGGTGTTAATTGCCGATGAGATAGGGCGCAAGGAAGATGTGGAAGCCCTGCAGGAATGTGTAAACGCCGGAGTAGCAGTGATATGTAGTATACATGCCCGCAATCTGGAGGAACTTTCGAAACGACCCTTGATAAAAAAACTCTTGTCCCAGGGGGCTTTTCGCCTGGGAGTAGTATTATCCCGGCGTAACGGGCCAGGAACAGTAGAAGAGATTATAAGGTGGGATTAAGGTGCTGGGATTGAAATTAATGGGGGCAGCTTCCATAATTACCGGCTTTGGTTGCTGGGGTTTAAAGGCCGCCCGGCGCATGGACAGAAGGGTGGAACAACTACAAGAACTTAGACTGGCTCTGGGCTTTTTGGAAAAGGAAATAAGCTGCATCTATAGTCCCCTTTCCCAGGCCCTGGCTAAAACCGCTGATTTTTCTCGACCCCCGGTTTCCTATCTCTTCGCAGCAAGCTCCAGCCTTTTACAGGAGAAAACCGGCATGACTGCTGCTGAAGCCTGGAATGCAGGGATTGAAGGTTTGCGCCTTCACTCTGACCTGCAAGAAATGGAAATAGGATTAATGGCTACCGCTTCACTGCAATTAGGTATTTCTGATGCCAGCCAGCAGAAAAAGCTATTGACCCTGCTGCAGGAAGAACTGGCTTTGCTGGAACAGAAGGCTATGCAGCAAGCAGAAGGTGGTCGCAAAATGTGGACTTACAGTGGTTTTATATTAGGAGCTATGGTAGTGCTGCTGCTTATTTGATGGTGCCAGGCACTTAAGTTGTTAAGTTATTGCCAGGTATAGGGGTCTCCATACGAATTACATCAGATATATCTAACGACTAATAACTGTTATTCCCGATGTCTTACGCCTGATGACTTACGACCAAAATGGAGGTTTTTATGGATGTAGATATCATTTTTAGAGTGGCCGGCATTGGAATTTTAATATCGGTTCTTTCCATAGTCTTAAAACAAGCTAAAAAGGAGGAACAGGCCGAGATGTTAACCCTGGCCGGAGTAGTGGTGGTTTTGATAATTGTCGTTCAATTGATGAACCAGCTCTTCTCGGTGGTCAGATCTGTCTTTAGCCTGTGAGGACAGCCCGCAGGGAGCATCAGTAGTGCCCGAAGGGTCTGCATCCGTCTGCGTCGAGATTAAATTCTTATTATATTTATCAGGAGAACCGTCCCTATGATATACTGCCAGCTTGGGGCAAGCCTGTTTATCAAGTGAGGAGAGATGAAGGTGGAAATAGCTCAAGTCATAGGCCTGGCCCTGGTTACAACTATATTATTACTGATACTTAGACAGGAAAAACCAGTTATGGCGGTAGTCTTGAGCATTACTTTCAGTATAGTAATTTTCCTTTTCATGATGGGAAAAATGGCGGCAATAATAGCTTTAATGCAAGAACTTACCCGCCGGGCGCAAATCAACTACTTTTTTATGGCCACCATTTTGAAAATTATTGGGGTAGCTTATCTGGGTGAATTTGCCGCTGCTATTTGCCAGGATGCAGGTGAGCATGCCGTAGCCAAAAAAGTGGAGTTTGCTGCCAAAATAATAATTGTGGTTTTATCTCTTCCCATTATGGTTGCCATATTGGAATCTATGATGGAACTGATGGTATGAAAAACCAGGGGAAAAGGGGGGGGCCAGCATGAAAAAATACTTTCTCCTTTTTTTGCTATTGATTACTGGCATCCTTATTTTTTCGTTCCCGGCCTGGGCCGGGGAAATAGATAACGAAAGCGAGCAAGTTGCTCCCCTGGAAACTACGCTTAAAAATCTTAACCTGAGTGTTTTTGATGAATACAAGAAGAACATTGACGAAGAAATAAGCTCCAGCATGAAGGGAAAAACAGTAAAAGAACTGCTGCTGGATTTCAGCCAGGGCCAGTTGGATTTAAAAATCCAGGATATTATGGGAGGTATTTTGCAGTTATTTTTCAAGGAAGTTCGGGCCAACTCCGGCCTGATGGCCAAGCTATTGGTTTTATCAGTTCTAACTGCCCTGTTGGTAAACCTGCAGAATTCTTTCTCCTCAGGGGTAGCTCAGATTTCCTACCTGAGCTGTTACCTGGCTTTGGGAGCCATAGCCCTGGGTTCATTTCGCCTGGTTTTGGAAATTGGTCATCAAAGCATAAATAATATGGTGGCATTTATGATGGGCATGCTGCCGCAGATGCTGGTATTAACCGCAGGATTAGGAAACATCAATGCTTCTGCCATGCTCTTCCCCATTCTGATGACAACGGCTACTGCCTTTGCCAACGCCATAAAGAATGTGGTCTTTCCTTTAATTATTATGTCGGCCATATTAAGCCTTTTAAATCATATGTCTATCAGCTTAAAGGTGGAAAAGTTGGCTTCCTTCTTTGGGCAGATGGCCCGGGTAAGCCTGGGTTTTTGCCTAACCATATTTGCCGGATTTATAACTTTACGGGCCCTCTATGCTTCGGTGCTGGACAAGGTAGCCCTGCGCACCACCAAATTTGTTACTGATAACGCTATCCCGGTAGTTGGCAAAATCCTTTCCGACACTATCGAAGTAACCGCAGGCTATGTGGTAATGCTGAAACAAGCCCTGGGCTTTTTAGGAGTTTTAATTATCATTGGGATAATTGCTCTTCCCCTGATCAAAGTTGCTGCCATAGCCCTTATCTATAAAATAACCGCGGCGGTAGTCGAACCTCTCGGTGATGCCAAAACAGCAGCCATATTAGATATAATGAGTGCCCATATCTTTTTAATGCTGGCGGCATTGGCCTCAGTGGGCTTGATGTTTTTAATCATGATTTCCATAGTAGCAGGGATGTCCAACGGTCTTGGCGCCTTACGCTAGAGCAGGGGAGGATTGATATGCAGCTTTTGCAAGAAATAGTTAGGAATGTCCTGGTAATTATCATTCTCACCAGTTTTTTGGAATTGCTCCTACCTGAAGGAGGAGTAAGACCTTTTGTACGGTTTGCCGTGGGCATGTTCATCATAATTGCCGTTTTAAACCCGGTTCTATCATTGCTTTTTAGTGAGCGGGAATTAAAAGTAAATCTCTGGGACTACCAACTGGAAGAGGGCAAAAGTGAAGAAATCATAGATAATGGCAAACAAATTCAGCAGGAGATTATAGCGCAACATAATGAAATAGCCCGGGAGAAATTACAGGGACAGATAGATGCTGTAGCTGTGCTGGTTCCGGGAGTGGAAGAGGTTAAGTCAGAGATTGAGATTGGCCAGGATGGCAAAGTGCAGGCAGTAAATATTCTGCTTCAGTCGGGAAGCCCTGAAATTAAGAAAGGCCAAGACGGGATTGAGGTTTTTTCCGGGGAAAATAGTAACCTGAGCCGGGAAGAAAAGAAAGTGATTGAAGACAAGGTCATTAGTATTATCGGTAATTTTTATGGTCTCAGCACTTCGCAAATCAAAGTTGAATTTGAAGGGGGTTAATCTATGCTGGATGAGTGGCTAAGGAAAAGTCAAGATGGCCCGGGCAGGAATTCCTGGTTCTCGGGAAAGAAAAACAGGTATATACTGGTTATTCTAATCTGTTTTGGTTTACTGGCTTTGATTTGGCCGATGAGCAAGGTGGAGAAAAATCCGCCGGCACCGGCCAGCGGAGAACATCAACGAGAAGAGGCCAGAAGCGTCAAATCACAAATGGCCGGCGAACTGGAAGCAATATTATCAGAAATCAATGGCGCCGGAAAGGTGGAGGTCAGCCTGAGCTTGAGTTCCGATGGTCATAAAACCTTTGCCAGCAACCGGCGGGATGAAAAAAGAGAGACCGAGGAAAGCCAGACTCGGGGCATAAAAAAGAACAGCAGCGAAGAAAGCAGGGTTGAGGATCTGGCGGTATCATCAGGAGCGCCGGTACTGGTGGAAGAACGCTTCCCGGAGGTTCTGGGGGTACTGGTGGTGGCCGATGGAGGAGGCCGGGCGGAAGTAAAGGAACGCTTGACTGATGCTACGGCTACCCTGCTAAATATATCACCACACCGGGTAAGAGTGATGCCTAGAAAAGGAGGGGAATAGCCAGATGAAAAAAGAACGGAATATCCGCCCCCTCTTATTAAGAATAAGATTGAAGAATATTTGCTTAATTATAGTGATTTTTGTTTTGCTGTTGTTTGGTACAATATGGATTATAAACGGAAAAGAAGAAAGGACCGCAATACTTCCGCTCAGCGAGGAGAATAAAATTCTGGAGGAATTTTCAGCAGCTGATTTAAGCCAGGTAAATAAAAAGGAAACAGCCCCAAATGATTTTTTTTCCACTTATCGTTTGGATAGAGAGCGTATTCGCGGAAAACAACTGGACATTTTAAAAGCAATCATGGAGAATAAGGATAGCGATGATAAGGCGCGGGAAGTGGCTTCGTTGCGGATGGTGAAGATATCGGAAGAGATGGAAAAGGAGATGAGGCTGGAGAGCCTGGTAAAATCAGAAGGGATTGAAGAATGCGTGGCCCTGGTACAGGCCGGGACTGCCACGGTTATTGTCCCCGCCGGCACACTGAACCCGCAGCGAGAGGAAGGGCTGAGGGAAATCCTACTCAGCTTGGCGGATTTTCCTGAGGATAAAGTTTGGCTAAAAGAAGCGGGAAAAGAGTAAACTTGTATACATTCCCCAAATAGATTGAAATAATCGGGCTTTATTTTTATAATTATTAATGTCGGAGTAGCACAACTATGCTCAGGCCGGTGGCCTGAGTATAATTTTATCCAAAGCTTTTTTCTTGTTTGGAACACAATGCCTTGCGGTCGCTATTATGGGTGCTGCGCCTGATTCGGAACGACACGGGGGTCGTTCCCTACATACCCTGCGATCGCTATTATGAGTGCTGAGCGGTATATGCAAGCCAATGATAGTAATAACTTTTTGCAGTGACATCAATAAATAATAATAACCTTTTGAAGTAAACCCCCATGGCCGGGACTGCAGCCAACGATGAAAAGTGAGTTAGCAGGCGCTTGTTATATAGTAAGATGGGGTAGGAATAACTTGAACCCTCACTCCTTACCCCTCACTCCTCACTTTTCTTACTAACCCCCATGGCCGGGGCCACAATCAACGATGAAAATAGGGGAAGCAACCAGTACGAAGATTCTTTGACGCTGATTTACGGATTTATTAAGATTTATATTATCTTGCTTTAAAAAGGCACCAAAGGCAATCATTATGAAACGAAAGGTTTATATTCTTACTAACCAAGCCTAATAAGTGAGGAAATACAGCATTTAAGGCATAAAATGCCTGGCATTATAAAATAGGAACTACCGCAATTTAGTCTCTTATATTTTTAAAACCTGATATTAGCCGGCGGTTCTTATAGGGAGGTATGGAATTGGGCAAAATCAAGATAACTGATACCAGTTTGCGAGACGGACATCAAAGTTTGTGGGCCACCCGTATGACTACAGAAGATATGCTTCCCATCCTGGAAAACATTGACGAGGTGGGTTATCATTCCCTGGAAGTATGGGGAGGCGCTACCTTTGATGTATGTATTCGCTACCTTAATGAAGACCCCTGGGAAAGGTTGCGTAAAATCCGCCGCGGAATAAAAAAGACCAAATTGCAAATGCTGCTCAGAGGTCAATCAATTGTAGGTTATACCCATTATCCGGATGACATTGTCGAGAAGTTTGTGGAAAAGGCGGCGGAGAATGGTATTGACATATTCCGCGTATTTGATGCCTTAAACGATATCCGGAATCTGGAAACCTGCATGAGGGCCGCCAAAAAAAGCGGCAAACATGTGCAGGCCTGTGTAGTCTATACTGTAAGCCCGGTTCATACCATGCAGCATTTTGTAGAGACGGCTCTGCGGCTGAAGGATATGGGGGCGGATTCCATATGTATTAAGGATATGGCCGGTTTATTATCGCCTTATGCCTCCTTTGAGCTGGTTAAGGCCCTAAAGGATAATGTCCAGCTGCCCCTGCAATTGCATACTCACTATATAGGTGGACTGGCTATTGCGGCTCTTTTAAAAGCAGCGGAAGCCGGGGTGGATATCATTGATACCGCCAGCGTACCTATGGCCTTTGGTTCTTCCCAACCGCCGGTGGAGACCATTGTGAGAGCCCTGCAGGATACTCCCTGGGATACCGGCTTAGATCTTCATGCCTTGTTTAATATTGCTACTCATTTTGAGCAGATACGCAAACACAAGGGCT
It encodes the following:
- the spoIIIAD gene encoding stage III sporulation protein AD encodes the protein MEIAQVIGLALVTTILLLILRQEKPVMAVVLSITFSIVIFLFMMGKMAAIIALMQELTRRAQINYFFMATILKIIGVAYLGEFAAAICQDAGEHAVAKKVEFAAKIIIVVLSLPIMVAILESMMELMV
- a CDS encoding SpoIIIAH-like family protein; translated protein: MKKERNIRPLLLRIRLKNICLIIVIFVLLLFGTIWIINGKEERTAILPLSEENKILEEFSAADLSQVNKKETAPNDFFSTYRLDRERIRGKQLDILKAIMENKDSDDKAREVASLRMVKISEEMEKEMRLESLVKSEGIEECVALVQAGTATVIVPAGTLNPQREEGLREILLSLADFPEDKVWLKEAGKE
- a CDS encoding CD1247 N-terminal domain-containing protein, which encodes MQDISEKVSYLQGLSEGLNIREGSPQGKIISGVLSVLDEIAESFLVMQDRFDELQEYVESMDTDLQELEEKWSEELDFAEEIRCSHCGELICFDPEVLDDEDVVEIICPYCDEVVFVNDGSFDYQPSFIGDEKGENEEHSGAPI
- the efp gene encoding elongation factor P, which gives rise to MISVNDFKTGVTIELEGQAFQVVEFMHVKPGKGSAFVRAKLKNVKTGGTVEKTFRGGEKVPRAHLDKREMQYLYNDGEGYVCMDTENYEQISISKESIGEGAKWLMENMILGVLFFQGNIIGVDLPNFVEMLVVDTEPGVKGDTATGAVKNATLESGAVVQVPLFVNTGDRLRIDIRTGEYMERV
- the spoIIIAF gene encoding stage III sporulation protein AF translates to MQLLQEIVRNVLVIIILTSFLELLLPEGGVRPFVRFAVGMFIIIAVLNPVLSLLFSERELKVNLWDYQLEEGKSEEIIDNGKQIQQEIIAQHNEIAREKLQGQIDAVAVLVPGVEEVKSEIEIGQDGKVQAVNILLQSGSPEIKKGQDGIEVFSGENSNLSREEKKVIEDKVISIIGNFYGLSTSQIKVEFEGG
- the spoIIIAA gene encoding stage III sporulation protein AA produces the protein MFQLDGQALKQAVTPYFAGVLHEGLSRLKAEVYQEMEEIRLRAAQPLLLKIGESEWGLTSRGELTKKLPEAINASREDLYRTIASISDNSLYALEEEIRRGFITIPGGHRVGLAGQVIVQAAGIKGIKEFSSICFRLAREKKGCARTILPHIISTGTIVNTLIISPPRCGKTTILRDIARSISTGSSACPPHNIAIIDERSEIAGTHRGLAQLDVGIRSDVLDACPKSWGMMMAIRSLSPQVLIADEIGRKEDVEALQECVNAGVAVICSIHARNLEELSKRPLIKKLLSQGAFRLGVVLSRRNGPGTVEEIIRWD
- a CDS encoding DUF86 domain-containing protein translates to MTRDLRLYLQDIVDSIEKIQRYTENMTFAEFELNNMAIDAVIRNFEIIGEATGHLPDELYDKNPEIPWHKMKAMRNIMAHEYFRVDLEIIWNTARESLPPLAEKIMYLSRLM
- a CDS encoding nucleotidyltransferase family protein, which translates into the protein MNPADCIREHMPELRNEYLVSKIGIFGSFARGEASNASDVDVLVEFSRPVDIFHFIGLQDRLAEILGRQVDLATIRALKPLIKEQILREVLYL
- the spoIIIAE gene encoding stage III sporulation protein AE produces the protein MKKYFLLFLLLITGILIFSFPAWAGEIDNESEQVAPLETTLKNLNLSVFDEYKKNIDEEISSSMKGKTVKELLLDFSQGQLDLKIQDIMGGILQLFFKEVRANSGLMAKLLVLSVLTALLVNLQNSFSSGVAQISYLSCYLALGAIALGSFRLVLEIGHQSINNMVAFMMGMLPQMLVLTAGLGNINASAMLFPILMTTATAFANAIKNVVFPLIIMSAILSLLNHMSISLKVEKLASFFGQMARVSLGFCLTIFAGFITLRALYASVLDKVALRTTKFVTDNAIPVVGKILSDTIEVTAGYVVMLKQALGFLGVLIIIGIIALPLIKVAAIALIYKITAAVVEPLGDAKTAAILDIMSAHIFLMLAALASVGLMFLIMISIVAGMSNGLGALR
- the spoIIIAC gene encoding stage III sporulation protein AC, which codes for MDVDIIFRVAGIGILISVLSIVLKQAKKEEQAEMLTLAGVVVVLIIVVQLMNQLFSVVRSVFSL
- a CDS encoding M24 family metallopeptidase, translating into MDSIFSKRLLRLYKLLQEKEIEAFLVSKGENIRYLSGFTGGSDARLLISPGEKYILTDSRYQEQVEQECPDWQLLVERPPGLKQLVELSQAYKRIGVEAHAISYSFFMELQQSLTSDLQPVSQLIEGLRQVKDEAELKLIRESARIADAVFSDICLKLKPGISERDIASEIVYLLRQKGCDKESFDVIVVSAENAALPHGQPGNRRLVPGDMVTLDFGGFYEGYTADMSRTIAISKASARLQELYQALLLAQEKGIAMVRAGQSCREIDWAVRESLKAYGLDQYFIHGTGHGLGLEIHEQPRLSPLSEAVLEENMVVTIEPGIYIAGWGGLRIEDSVIVKDQYGEVITRSEKNLLVL
- a CDS encoding stage III sporulation protein AB; its protein translation is MLGLKLMGAASIITGFGCWGLKAARRMDRRVEQLQELRLALGFLEKEISCIYSPLSQALAKTADFSRPPVSYLFAASSSLLQEKTGMTAAEAWNAGIEGLRLHSDLQEMEIGLMATASLQLGISDASQQKKLLTLLQEELALLEQKAMQQAEGGRKMWTYSGFILGAMVVLLLI
- the aroQ gene encoding type II 3-dehydroquinate dehydratase — protein: MNLKICFINGPNLNMLGIREPEIYGESSLAEIEKEMQILAQQQGAEIDFFQSNHEGKIVDYIQEARDRFDCILINAGALSHYSIAIYDALKAVEIPVIEIHLSNIYARESFRQQSLISPLAVGGVFGFGALSYKMAFLAACELLAAGQKGKG